A region of the Vanrija pseudolonga chromosome 2, complete sequence genome:
TGTCAGACGACGCATTGAAGGggctgctcgagcaggtgagtgcggcgcgagcgtagcggcgaggaggagctggcgagctggcggtggcgagggccaTGTCTTCGTTGGGCTGGGCGTGATGGCCAGAAGCCTCTGCGGCGATCGCGGCTGTCACTCGCGCCACTGTGATGAGCAAGCACGCCAGCTTCTGGCCTGGCGGCATCTCACCATCTCACCATCGCCACACAAACGCTCACACACCCCGTAGGTCTCGAACCAGGCCGCGCCCAAGCCCCAGGCGCCGCAGcagacgtcggcgcgcagccgcaCCCTCGGCTCGGGCATCACGAtccagcgcaagcgcgacgactcAGACTCGGACGAGTATGACTTGTAGgaggcgagcgcggtgcgAGGCAGACGGCGAGGCAGCGCAGCCGTgcgcgcggctgcgggcTGTTGAGCTACggcgccaacgacgagggATATTGAGTAGCAACGAGAACTCGGCTCCCGACATTCATATCGCACGAGCGACTGTGATGCAGTGTATAATCTGTCTGCTTGTGGCGTGCAGCACACGCGCTGACTGTCGGTGTGCTGGTGTTCAGAGCTGGGTGCAGCGCTTGGCCCACACAAGCCTTGTATCTTCGTTGCGCGGCGTTGCCAGTACTCGCAGACCATCCTCTCCAATCGTCCCGCGAAGGTCACAAAGCCCCATTCAGCGTCACTGTCTcgcccttccctccccccaccccctcctctccgTTGACGCTTCCTGCGTCGCATACGacgcccctcccccgccacaCCCGCCTAACCATGCGTGCATATTTCTCTACTGGCCGGCAAGCTTGGCCAGCGCGGCGTTGACGTCGTTGGCCGAGAAGTTGTCGAGGCCGGTCTGCGACTCGACTCCGCGCTCTGTAACGTgacagcgagcgcagcgagcgagcgggcgatgCGAGCAGCGGGACGAGGGGCGAGAGgagagcgggcgggcggttCGTGAGAGAGTAAAGCGGTTGGTTGAGGATACGCGGAACGAGAACGCAAGCCGTCAGCAATGACTCAAGAAGACGCCGACACGCTACGCCGCCTAcggcgccatcgcgccgccggcccgcgCACACTCACCAAAGCGGACAAACGCGCGAGGGGACACGCCCTGCGCCTCGCGGATGAGCACCTTGACGTCGGGGTTGGACGCCTTGAGGGCGGGGTaggacgccgagatccaTTGCCTGGATGTGGTGTCAGCGTGTGCGTGCTGTGCGGGTGGGGCCGGGAACGGAGCATGCTCCACGAGTTGCTcatcgtcgttgtcgttcgtcgtcaccgccgtgGCACGTGGGGGCCTGGCACCGCGAGTAtgtgacgccgaggcgagtgacgacgacgacgagacgaaGAGGAGGGAGCAAAGCCGgctgcgacgacgcgcgcgcccaggCGCACTCTCCACTCACCtcacgccggccgacgctGGCGAGGTCTGGCACAGGTGCAGGCggagctccttgacggccttgggCAGCTGCTTGAGGGACATGGCGGTttgttggtggtggggtggaggGAGATGCGGGTTTGACTTGGCTCGGAGGTGGTTggagggtgagtgagtgggtgaggGACGGCGGAAGCAAATTGGGGGTTGGTTGGCTTGAACGaggcaccaccacgacgtTTGCACGACGGCTATCCGCCTCAACTGATGCAACTGATCCATGCGATACTGTACTCTACAACACTGCACACCCTATCCAAACGTCTGCGACGACCGCGTAGCGCGCTTCTGCTTGGACAGACGCCACGagtccttgtcctcggcgaAGCGGTCAAACAGAGGCTCAATCTTCTCCTGCTTCTTGCGCTTGCTGATCCTGTTTTGGTCGGCGACCTTGAAGAATGTCGGCGCGACCTCGGACAGCCACTTGGGCTCAATCACCGTTACTTGGTGCATGTACTCCTTGGCCGTGAGCACCAACTCGTAGTAGATGCACCACTCGGGCGGCCGCTGGAAGATGGCGCTCGAAGGGTGGATCGACACCGGTGTGCCTTCGACCAGCGTCTTGTAACCCTCCACGGggtccttcttggccgcgttGCGGAAGAAGCCAGAGCAGATGGCCATTCGAACACGGTTGTAGTTGGTGCCGCACGACACAAGCTCGTGCTTGTACCGCTCCatgatgccgacgagctgcttgcGCACATTCTGCGCCGTCTTGACCGCACGCGTGTGGATAAAGTTCTCAAAGCACCATGGGTTGCTGAACTTTGATGCCTTCCAGCCATTGTACACAGCCatgagggtgaggaggtcACCTTCCGGCTGGTGGAacttggccttcttggcgtcCGCCTGCGACTGCTTGTCCTTTGGCCGGTAGAACACCTGTCCACCGGCTTGGAGCATGGCAACGATGGTGAGGGCTTCCTCGGAACATCCGTAGTCGACCGACTTGATGAGCATCTTACACAGCATGGGGTCGAGGGGGAAGTCCGCCATCTTACGACCAACGCGGGTCAGAAgaccctcgtcgtcgagcgcgccgagggcataCAGCTGCTCGAGAGCTGTCAACATGGTCGCTGCTGGTGGCGGGTCCATGAAGTCGAAGTTGATCAGGTCGTTGATACCCATTGCCTTGAGCGTCAGAATCGTAGACGCCAAATTGGTACGCTGGATTTCGGGGATGGGGTTGGGAAGCATTTCGTTGCGGTACGCGAGCTCGGTGTACAGGCGGTAGCACTTGCCGGGACCGGTACGGCCAGCACGACCAGAACGCTGGCGCGCCTGGGCCTGCGAGATCGGAGTGACAATGAGCGAGTCCATACCGAGCTTGGGGTCGTAGGCGTTTTGCTTTGAGAATCCCGGGTCGATAACGTAGTAGATACCGTCGATGGTGATACTCGTCTCGGCAATGTTGGTGGCAATGACGCACTTTCGTGCGCCgggaggcggcgggtcgAAAATCTTGGACTGCATCTCGGACGGCAGCGCAGCGTAGACGGGCAGGATAATGAGGTCGGGCACTTGTGGTCCTAGTGCCTTCACTCGTTCGAACAGGACCTCGCACGCCGTGTCGATTTCTTCTTGTCCTGTTAAGAACAGAAGAATATCGCCTGGAGGCTCCATGAGGTGGATCTGGAGGATGGTGATGAGCGATGCTTCGAGGTAGTCGGGCTCGGGGTCCTTGGTGTACAGGATCTCGACGGGGAAGGTACGACCAGGAATCGTGAAGATGGGGCAGCCCCAGAAGTACGTGGCGAACTTTTCGGCGTCGAGTGTGGCCGACGTACAAATCAGCTTGAGGTCAGGACGGCGCTTGCAAGCCTTCTTCATGAGACCGAAGAGGACGTCGGTGGCGATGGTACGctcgtgcgcctcgtcgagcatgATGACCGAGTACTTGGACGCATCGGGGTCGATAAGCAGCTCACGGAGGAGCATACCGTCCGTCATGAACTTGATCTTGGTCTCTGGGCTGGTCACATCCTCGAAACGGACGTTGTAGCCGACCTCGCCACCAAGGCGACAGCCAACCTCCTCGGAGACACGCTTGGCAaccgacacggcggcgaccttACGCGGCTGCGTACATCCCAGCTTGAGCCGCCCCAGTAagccctcctcggcaagaTACTGAGCCATTTGAGTCGTCTTTCCGGAACCagtgtcgccgacgacaacgagaaTCTGGTTCTCGCGAACAGCCTTGACGAGCTGGTCCCTCAACTTGTAGATGGGCAAGGCGCGACGTTGCTCCTGAATGCTCAAGCTGGTGATACGCCCAAACGTCATCGACTTGTTGGCGCTCTTCCAGGCCGGCGTCTGCTGCGTCTTCTGGTTCATGAGGTTACCACGAAGATCCGAAGCGAACTGCTTGTCGGCTTGCTGTGCCATGGGGTCGAGCCATGGCTGGTTGACATTGCGTgcctccgagtcggcctGGTCGTTGGCCTCCATTCGCCTCATATCCGCGCGCTCCTTGGCAAGCTGGCCACCGGCAAGAGCAGCACGGTTCATCGATCCGTCAGGTGCCTTGATAATCTTGACGGGGGAGATGTCGAGCGTGATCCTCGTCTGACCGGCAAGGAAGGCCGGCTCCTTCTCGTGCACCTCGATAtcaatgtcctcgtcgatACCGTTGTCGCCCGCCGTCATCgagtagtcgtcgtcgaggtcggggtAGTCGGCAGCGCTGACAGCACCACTGGCAATGAGCTGCTTGATCTCGAATCGTTCAGGACTTGACAACCGCTTTGccgagccgccgcgtcgctcgtcgacgtgcaaCAATGGTGTGGCGTGCAGAGGCGCAGAGTTGGCACCGGTGCCGACCCGCGCAGCGTGTCTTctcaactcgtcgtcgatctcATCCTGTGTCTTGATCCGCAGGTGAGGAGACAGGTCCTCTCCAGTCTCCTGGTTGACGTCCTTCATACTCAGCCCAACCTTGTCACCGGCCACGGACATGACCTTGACCTTGACGGGCTGATTCCGCCTGAGCAAGTCTGATGCCgactcgacgcgctggccaCTAATGTTGGACACATGGACTAGGCCTTCTGTCCGTCCGGCAACACCCTGGAGGAGCACAAAGCCGCCAAAGTCGCGAACATTCGATACGGTGCCGTTGTAGATCTTGTACAGGACTGgcctgtcgtcgaggcctgGCCGTCCGCGGCTGGGGCCTGCCCTGTCGTCACGGTACGACGGCGCTCCCTGGCCTccacgcccagcccagccgtTGTCGCGGATGCCGCCACCGCTGTCACCGTTGCGGTCGTCGTTGTACCTATCGCGACCATAACCCCCACCGTTGCGGTCGTCGTAGCGCGAGCGCTTGGCGGATGGCTCGCCATCGATAAAGTCGTCGCTTGTAGGCCTGTTACGCCGTGACGCTGCGTCCTGAAGCTGGCTCATCGTCTTGTCCATGGAGAAATCAGGCAGCTTCTCCTCGCGGTCCTTGCCTTCCCGCCCGTCGAGGTATTTCTCCTCAGGCATCCACTCCTGGTCCGGCAAGCTCAGTCCGGGGAACTTGCGCGCCTGGAGCGACTTTTCTCCCGTCCCGCCTTCTGCCTGCGGCTTaccggcctcggccttggccttggcctttgccgccttgcgcttgtACTTTGGGTGCATGGTAACGATCAGGCGGTCGAGGTTCTTGATGAACGAGTCGGGAAAGTCGGCACCAATGTCGCTCAGCTTCTTGGTGAACGCTTCGTATCCGCCCTTGCTCTGCTCGTGCATCTGGAACGTCAGGAGTGAAGCTTGGCGACCTTTGGTGTCAACTCACGGCAATGACAAACTCGGCCAGGTTTTTGTCCTGCAGCTTTGTGTGGTTGAACAGCTCTTGCTGAACTCGCGTGACGAGCgagagcagctcgagcttgTACAGCTCCTTGTCTGCGCCCATGGTGTGCGGTGTTTACAGGTAAGATGCTGAAGAAAGAACAACTAACAGTaatctcggcggcggtctTTCGAACTCGTCAACCTCCATCGCGATCCATCACCACTCACTCATTGCCACCAGGGGCAATTTCCACGTCATTGTTTCCGTCCCTTATCACTCCTCCACCCTCCATGTCCGCCGCCCTGTTTGATGTCTGCTCCTATGCATTCTGTCCTTCCGAAGATGGGATATTACTTAAACTAATGCTTGGGTAGGCCTGGTATTGACCCTTTTTGTTCTGTTGTACAACCTTAAAGGTCCGTAACACAGCCGTGGCTGGCGTCCGAGACCAGCTTGGCGTACTTGTAGAGGGTACCCTTGGAAACCTTGAGAGGAGGGGCGACCCACTTCTCCTtgcggcgagcgagctcctcgtccgaaACGTCGACCGAGATCGagttggcctcggcgtcaatgGCAATGACATCGCCGTCCTGGACGAGGGCGATGGGGCCACCGAC
Encoded here:
- the dhx8 gene encoding ATP-dependent RNA helicase dhx8; amino-acid sequence: MGADKELYKLELLSLVTRVQQELFNHTKLQDKNLAEFVIAMHEQSKGGYEAFTKKLSDIGADFPDSFIKNLDRLIVTMHPKYKRKAAKAKAKAEAGKPQAEGGTGEKSLQARKFPGLSLPDQEWMPEEKYLDGREGKDREEKLPDFSMDKTMSQLQDAASRRNRPTSDDFIDGEPSAKRSRYDDRNGGGYGRDRYNDDRNGDSGGGIRDNGWAGRGGQGAPSYRDDRAGPSRGRPGLDDRPVLYKIYNGTVSNVRDFGGFVLLQGVAGRTEGLVHVSNISGQRVESASDLLRRNQPVKVKVMSVAGDKVGLSMKDVNQETGEDLSPHLRIKTQDEIDDELRRHAARVGTGANSAPLHATPLLHVDERRGGSAKRLSSPERFEIKQLIASGAVSAADYPDLDDDYSMTAGDNGIDEDIDIEVHEKEPAFLAGQTRITLDISPVKIIKAPDGSMNRAALAGGQLAKERADMRRMEANDQADSEARNVNQPWLDPMAQQADKQFASDLRGNLMNQKTQQTPAWKSANKSMTFGRITSLSIQEQRRALPIYKLRDQLVKAVRENQILVVVGDTGSGKTTQMAQYLAEEGLLGRLKLGCTQPRKVAAVSVAKRVSEEVGCRLGGEVGYNVRFEDVTSPETKIKFMTDGMLLRELLIDPDASKYSVIMLDEAHERTIATDVLFGLMKKACKRRPDLKLICTSATLDAEKFATYFWGCPIFTIPGRTFPVEILYTKDPEPDYLEASLITILQIHLMEPPGDILLFLTGQEEIDTACEVLFERVKALGPQVPDLIILPVYAALPSEMQSKIFDPPPPGARKCVIATNIAETSITIDGIYYVIDPGFSKQNAYDPKLGMDSLIVTPISQAQARQRSGRAGRTGPGKCYRLYTELAYRNEMLPNPIPEIQRTNLASTILTLKAMGINDLINFDFMDPPPAATMLTALEQLYALGALDDEGLLTRVGRKMADFPLDPMLCKMLIKSVDYGCSEEALTIVAMLQAGGQVFYRPKDKQSQADAKKAKFHQPEGDLLTLMAVYNGWKASKFSNPWCFENFIHTRAVKTAQNVRKQLVGIMERYKHELVSCGTNYNRVRMAICSGFFRNAAKKDPVEGYKTLVEGTPVSIHPSSAIFQRPPEWCIYYELVLTAKEYMHQVTVIEPKWLSEVAPTFFKVADQNRISKRKKQEKIEPLFDRFAEDKDSWRLSKQKRATRSSQTFG
- the NDUFA2 gene encoding NADH dehydrogenase [ubiquinone] 1 alpha subcomplex subunit 2; the protein is MSLKQLPKAVKELRLHLCQTSPASAGVRQWISASYPALKASNPDVKVLIREAQGVSPRAFVRFERGVESQTGLDNFSANDVNAALAKLAGQ